One genomic window of Dasypus novemcinctus isolate mDasNov1 chromosome 31, mDasNov1.1.hap2, whole genome shotgun sequence includes the following:
- the LOC101419437 gene encoding L-lactate dehydrogenase A chain-like — protein MATLKDQLIQNLLKEEQIPQNKITVVGVGAVGMACAISILMKELADEFALVDVIEDKLKGEMMDLQHGTLFLRTPKIVSGKDYSVKANSKLVIITAGARQQEGESRLNLVQRNVNIFKFIIPNVVKYSPNCKLLIVSNPVDILTYVAWKLSGFPKNRVIGSGCNLDSAQFRYLMGERLGVHPSICHGWVLGEHGDSSVPVWSGMNVAGVSLKNLHPELGTDADKEQWKEVHKQVVDSAYEVIKLKGYTSWAIGLSVADLAETIMKNLRRAHPVSTMIKGLYGIKDDVFLSVPCVLGQNGISDVVKVTLTPEEEGHLKKSADKLWGIQKELQF, from the coding sequence ATGGCAACTCTCAAGGATCAGCTGATTCAGAATCTCCTTAAGGAAGAACAGATCCCTCAGAATAAGATTACAGTTGTTGGGGTTGGTGCTGTTGGCATGGCCTGTGCCATCAGTATTCTGATGAAGGAACTGGCAGATGAATTTGCACTTGTGGATGTCATAGAAGACAAATTGAAGGGAGAGATGATGGATCTCCAACATGGCACCCTTTTCCTTAGAACACCAAAAATTGTCTCTGGCAAAGACTATAGTGTGAAAGCAAACTCCAAGCTGGTTATCATCACAGCTGGGGCTCGTCAGCAAGAGGGAGAAAGCCGTCTTAATTTGGTCCAGCGTAATGTAAACATCTTTAAATTCATCATTCCTAATGTTGTAAAATACAGCCCAAACTGCAAGTTGCTTATTGTTTCCAATCCAGTGGATATATTGACCTATGTGGCTTGGAAACTAAGTGGCTTTCCCAAAAACCGTGTTATTGGAAGTGGTTGCAATCTGGATTCAGCCCAGTTCCGTTACCTAATGGGGGAGAGGCTGGGAGTTCACCCATCCATCTGTCATGGCTGggtccttggggaacatggagACTCTAGTGTGCCTGTGTGGAGTGGAATGAATGTTGCTGGTGTCTCCTTGAAAAATCTGCACCCTGAGTTAGGCACTGATGCAGATAAGGAACAATGGAAAGAGGTTCACAAACAGGTGGTTGACAGTGCTTATGAGGTGATCAAACTGAAAGGCTATACCTCCTGGGCCATTGGGTTATCTGTGGCAGATTTGGCAGAAACTATAATGAAGAATCTTAGACGTGCACATCCTGTTTCCACCATGATTAAGGGACTCTATGGAATAAAAGATGACGTCTTCCTTAGTGTTCCTTGCGTCTTGGGACAGAATGGTATCTCAGATGTTGTCAAGGTGACTCTGACTCCTGAAGAAGAAGGCCATTTGAAGAAGAGTGCAGATAAACTTTGGGGGATCCAAAAAGAGCTACAATTTTAA